The Candidatus Accumulibacter similis genome has a segment encoding these proteins:
- a CDS encoding TlpA family protein disulfide reductase, with protein sequence MRCSIRSPSARSLPLPGTSASVAVTCRSTILRPLLRLLIAALVVLPLAAASAAEPPSTAALFALTLADADDRPLSLESLRGRPLLVNFWARWCAPCRKEIPELAALQRRHAGRGLVVVGIAVEEADRRAALADFARAHDLDYRWLVGGTERSIELMRALGNAKSGLPFTVFVDRDGRLRQAKLGAMSGAEMDAAVRALF encoded by the coding sequence ATGCGCTGCTCTATCCGCTCGCCGTCGGCACGCTCGCTGCCGTTGCCGGGTACCTCAGCTTCCGTCGCAGTGACCTGCCGTAGCACCATCTTGCGCCCGCTGTTGCGCCTCCTCATCGCCGCCCTCGTCGTGCTGCCCCTGGCGGCGGCGAGCGCCGCCGAGCCGCCGTCGACGGCGGCGCTCTTCGCGCTGACGCTCGCCGACGCCGACGATCGGCCACTGTCACTGGAGTCGCTGCGCGGCCGGCCGCTGCTGGTCAATTTCTGGGCCCGCTGGTGCGCGCCGTGTCGCAAGGAGATTCCCGAACTGGCCGCGCTGCAGAGACGCCACGCCGGCCGCGGGCTGGTCGTCGTCGGCATTGCCGTCGAGGAGGCGGACAGGCGCGCGGCGCTGGCCGACTTCGCGCGTGCGCATGACCTGGACTATCGCTGGCTGGTCGGTGGCACCGAGCGCAGCATCGAACTGATGCGGGCACTCGGCAACGCGAAGTCCGGGCTGCCGTTCACCGTTTTCGTCGACCGTGACGGCCGCCTGCGGCAGGCGAAACTGGGAGCCATGAGCGGGGCCGAGATGGACGCCGCCGTGCGCGCGCTGTTCTGA
- a CDS encoding ABC transporter permease subunit, producing the protein MKPLLLTARLDIVESLRARWFLIYSLVFGGIVALLFAFGLTESRVLGFIGLSRLLVTYIQLTMAILPVFVLITTVRSVAGDREAGVFEYLLSLPVSLSAWFWGKILGRYVTIFLPVFVAMLAAVLWSLLRSIEVPWSMFFYYTGLLAAMAWCFLGIGMLISTLARGTDVAQGAAFMVWLTMLLFLDLILLGVMIQGRVTPEVAVGIALLNPLQVFRTAALAMFDPQLIVLGPSAYVILDLFGSSGYRVYALLYPLAVGTLAAVAGYLSFRRSDLP; encoded by the coding sequence ATGAAGCCGCTCCTCCTCACCGCCCGCCTCGACATCGTCGAGTCGCTGCGTGCGCGCTGGTTCCTGATCTACAGCCTGGTTTTCGGCGGCATCGTCGCGCTGCTCTTCGCCTTCGGGCTGACCGAATCGCGCGTCCTCGGCTTCATCGGCCTGTCGCGACTGCTGGTGACCTATATCCAGCTGACGATGGCGATCCTGCCGGTCTTCGTCCTCATCACCACCGTCCGATCGGTTGCCGGCGACCGCGAGGCCGGCGTCTTCGAATACCTGCTGTCGCTGCCGGTCTCGCTGTCGGCGTGGTTCTGGGGCAAGATCCTCGGACGCTACGTGACCATCTTCCTGCCGGTGTTCGTCGCCATGCTGGCCGCCGTCCTCTGGTCGCTGTTGCGCTCGATCGAGGTGCCGTGGTCGATGTTCTTCTACTACACCGGACTGCTGGCAGCGATGGCGTGGTGCTTCCTGGGGATCGGCATGCTCATCTCGACGCTGGCGCGCGGCACCGACGTCGCCCAGGGAGCGGCGTTCATGGTCTGGCTGACGATGCTGCTGTTCCTCGACCTGATCCTCCTCGGGGTGATGATCCAGGGGCGGGTGACGCCCGAGGTGGCGGTCGGCATCGCCCTGCTGAACCCGCTGCAGGTCTTCCGCACCGCGGCGCTGGCGATGTTCGACCCGCAACTGATCGTCCTCGGTCCTTCGGCCTACGTCATCCTCGATCTCTTCGGCAGCAGCGGTTACCGCGTCTATGCGCTGCTCTATCCGCTCGCCGTCGGCACGCTCGCTGCCGTTGCCGGGTACCTCAGCTTCCGTCGCAGTGACCTGCCGTAG
- a CDS encoding nitrous oxide reductase accessory protein NosL: protein MKRRRFLEIARLAVAGGCCRVALGGGLAAALGGCIGESTSGPVDIRWDRDVDARCGMVISDRRFAAQIRAPGGKVAKFDDIGCAIFWLAQQAFTEETPQLEYWVADYRGGAWIDARHAHYLAGRKSPMGYHFAALAAAEDGTIAYPELKARIVARGK from the coding sequence ATGAAGCGACGCCGCTTCCTCGAGATCGCCCGGCTCGCCGTCGCCGGCGGCTGTTGCCGGGTGGCGCTCGGCGGCGGCCTGGCGGCAGCGCTCGGCGGCTGCATCGGCGAGTCGACCAGCGGCCCGGTCGACATCAGGTGGGACCGCGACGTCGACGCGCGCTGCGGCATGGTGATCAGCGACCGGCGCTTCGCAGCGCAGATCCGCGCGCCCGGCGGCAAGGTGGCGAAGTTCGACGACATCGGCTGCGCCATCTTCTGGCTGGCGCAGCAGGCGTTCACCGAGGAGACGCCGCAGCTCGAGTACTGGGTCGCCGACTACCGCGGCGGCGCCTGGATCGATGCGCGGCACGCGCACTACCTGGCGGGCAGGAAGAGTCCGATGGGCTATCATTTCGCGGCGCTCGCCGCCGCCGAGGACGGGACGATCGCCTACCCCGAGCTGAAGGCGCGCATCGTCGCGCGCGGCAAGTGA
- a CDS encoding ABC transporter ATP-binding protein, with amino-acid sequence MIRFSDVGKDFRKHRVLDAVNLEIVPGERLALIGSNGAGKTTLIRCLLGEYTHQGAVTIGGLAPRSARTQVLGKVGFVPQLPPPLKMPVGQLLAFAAAVCSSDAERMHALSRRLGLDVGSILARPFNRLSGGMKQKLLIAIALGRDTELLVMDEPAANLDPEARHIFFNLLAERLGSTTMIISSHRLDEVAPLVNRVVEMDTGRIVLDDRVAEESRFSTLFEVHLTLARADAAIARTLGSWQFADRRAGVEWHGTVSGADRLRFLGMVARYVGLLSRIEMHEVDAAVVLQ; translated from the coding sequence ATGATCCGTTTCAGCGACGTCGGCAAGGACTTCCGGAAGCACCGCGTGCTCGACGCGGTCAACCTGGAGATCGTTCCCGGCGAGCGGCTCGCCCTGATCGGATCGAACGGTGCCGGCAAGACGACGCTGATCCGCTGCCTGCTCGGCGAATACACGCATCAGGGTGCGGTGACGATCGGCGGGCTGGCGCCGCGCAGCGCACGCACACAGGTGCTCGGCAAGGTCGGTTTCGTGCCGCAACTGCCGCCGCCGCTGAAGATGCCGGTCGGCCAGTTGCTCGCCTTCGCCGCTGCCGTCTGCAGCAGCGACGCCGAGCGCATGCACGCACTGTCGCGGCGTCTCGGCCTGGACGTCGGCAGCATCCTGGCGCGACCGTTCAATCGCCTCTCCGGCGGCATGAAGCAGAAACTGCTGATCGCCATCGCCCTCGGCCGCGATACCGAGCTGCTGGTGATGGACGAGCCGGCGGCGAATCTCGACCCCGAGGCGCGCCACATCTTCTTCAACCTGCTCGCCGAACGACTCGGCAGCACGACGATGATCATCTCCAGCCACCGCCTCGACGAAGTCGCGCCGCTGGTGAATCGGGTCGTCGAGATGGATACCGGGCGCATCGTCCTCGACGACCGCGTCGCCGAGGAGTCCCGCTTCTCCACCCTGTTCGAGGTGCATCTGACGCTCGCTCGCGCCGACGCGGCGATCGCCCGCACCCTCGGCAGCTGGCAGTTCGCCGACCGGCGGGCGGGCGTCGAATGGCACGGAACGGTGTCCGGAGCCGATCGTCTGCGTTTTCTCGGCATGGTCGCGCGCTACGTCGGCCTGCTGTCGCGCATCGAGATGCACGAAGTCGACGCCGCGGTCGTCCTGCAATGA
- a CDS encoding NapH/MauN family ferredoxin-type protein: protein MSASERLRVMFGAAPLKPERITPEAQQVHRLKRMSKADFAALKQHARDHQLVNHKWRNRRWAVLILVNLLFTFSFWLDIQMLEGSLTASRFVGFHLIDLNSALQVMLAHRHVIVNLFIGTATVFVLWVALGGRSFCSWVCPYHLVAEWFEWLHLRLVAKRLVSDHEFHRGARSIFWLTFALLAVLSGYTVFETISPTGILSRALIYGPSLALGWVLLLLLFEVLYSRRAWCRYVCPIGLTYGMVGAISPLRVEYRLEHCFHEGDCRKVCMVPHVLDVVIKGRAADLKTPIGPDCTRCGLCVDVCPSGALVFDIKGLDRLL, encoded by the coding sequence ATGAGCGCCAGCGAACGCCTGCGCGTCATGTTCGGCGCCGCGCCGCTGAAACCGGAGCGGATCACGCCGGAAGCGCAGCAGGTGCACAGGCTGAAGCGGATGAGCAAGGCCGACTTCGCAGCCCTGAAGCAGCATGCGCGCGACCATCAACTGGTCAACCACAAGTGGCGCAACCGCCGCTGGGCGGTGCTGATCCTCGTCAACCTCCTGTTCACCTTCTCCTTCTGGCTCGACATCCAGATGCTCGAGGGGTCGCTGACCGCGTCGCGCTTCGTCGGCTTCCACCTGATCGACCTCAACTCGGCGCTGCAGGTGATGCTGGCGCACCGGCACGTGATCGTCAATCTGTTCATCGGCACGGCGACGGTCTTCGTCCTCTGGGTGGCGCTCGGCGGCCGCTCGTTCTGTTCCTGGGTCTGCCCCTATCACCTCGTCGCCGAATGGTTCGAGTGGCTGCACCTGCGGCTGGTGGCGAAGCGGCTGGTCAGCGATCACGAGTTCCATCGTGGCGCACGCAGCATCTTCTGGCTCACCTTTGCCCTGCTTGCCGTGCTCAGCGGCTACACCGTCTTCGAGACCATCTCGCCGACCGGCATCCTGTCGCGGGCGCTGATCTACGGCCCGTCGCTGGCGCTTGGATGGGTCCTGCTGCTGCTGCTCTTCGAGGTGCTCTACTCGCGCCGTGCGTGGTGCCGCTACGTCTGCCCGATCGGTCTGACCTATGGTATGGTGGGCGCCATTTCGCCGCTGCGCGTCGAGTACCGACTCGAGCACTGCTTCCACGAAGGCGATTGCCGCAAGGTCTGCATGGTGCCGCATGTCCTCGATGTCGTCATCAAGGGTCGCGCCGCCGACCTGAAAACGCCGATCGGACCGGACTGTACCCGCTGTGGGCTGTGTGTCGATGTCTGCCCGAGCGGTGCTCTGGTCTTCGACATCAAGGGCCTCGACAGGCTGCTCTGA
- a CDS encoding 4Fe-4S binding protein yields the protein MSGKTGEERPAATPQPPAEAGLPAAAGGRPKAPVRRQSSRRRFLRSAFLVGGVLGLAMLGYVPVAGARRTRLRPPGALEENDFLSSCIKCGQCVQVCPVAAIRLDDIDSGFGIGVPLIDARAQACDFSCDAVQCILACPTGSLTYRKPASLATRPGMPLARAPLLKAKEKDAEPTLNLAERMGIARLARPDSCLAVLGKGFRGQARGADFRGRLRYVERDRWRPVAVRDHPYERDLCNLCVTECPIGDAITMQVRVAADGSRQHRPQVLEQCVGCGVCEMICPVDPAAIVIAARQPWAI from the coding sequence ATGAGCGGGAAGACCGGCGAAGAACGCCCTGCGGCAACACCGCAGCCGCCGGCCGAGGCAGGCCTGCCTGCGGCCGCTGGCGGCCGGCCAAAGGCGCCGGTGCGCCGGCAGTCGAGCCGGCGCCGCTTCCTGCGCTCGGCGTTCCTCGTCGGCGGCGTGCTCGGCCTGGCGATGCTCGGCTACGTTCCCGTTGCCGGTGCCCGGCGCACCCGCCTGCGGCCGCCCGGTGCGCTCGAGGAGAACGATTTCCTCTCGTCGTGCATCAAGTGCGGGCAGTGCGTGCAGGTCTGCCCGGTGGCGGCGATCCGGCTCGACGACATCGACAGCGGCTTCGGCATCGGCGTCCCCTTGATCGACGCCCGCGCACAGGCCTGCGACTTTTCGTGCGATGCGGTGCAGTGCATCCTCGCCTGCCCGACGGGATCGCTGACCTACCGCAAGCCGGCCTCGCTGGCCACCCGCCCGGGGATGCCGTTGGCGCGGGCGCCGCTGCTCAAGGCGAAGGAGAAGGACGCCGAGCCGACGCTGAATCTCGCCGAGCGCATGGGGATTGCCCGCCTGGCGCGGCCCGACTCCTGTCTGGCGGTGCTCGGCAAGGGTTTTCGCGGCCAGGCGCGCGGCGCCGATTTCCGCGGCAGGCTGCGCTACGTCGAACGCGACCGCTGGCGCCCGGTCGCCGTTCGCGACCACCCCTACGAGCGCGATCTGTGCAACCTGTGCGTCACCGAGTGCCCGATCGGCGACGCCATCACCATGCAGGTCAGGGTGGCTGCCGACGGCAGCCGGCAGCACCGGCCGCAGGTACTCGAGCAGTGTGTCGGTTGCGGCGTCTGCGAGATGATCTGCCCGGTCGATCCGGCAGCGATCGTCATCGCGGCCCGCCAGCCGTGGGCGATCTGA
- the nosD gene encoding nitrous oxide reductase family maturation protein NosD — protein sequence MFGRLLAAGLACGLLLVVVPTPGGAEDALTALRRSGAGRAETGDAGERRFGDMAAPVAAGWGSIDERITLPTTGRVAGLQFLQELVNAAPAGSVLRPPPGIYSGPLVVDKPLTIDGGGAVTIDGGGKGTVAMLAASDSVLRGLRLVNSGSSHDSDDACLNVRGDRNRIENLQIDDCLFGIDLKKANDNLVRGNRIRSKPFDLGTRGDSLRLWYSHRNLIADNLIEDARDMVAWYSNDNRYLDNVARRSRYSIHFMFASNNLVEGNRFYDNAVGVYVMYSGGGAIRNNLFSRANGPTGMAVGFKEASDVVVEGNEIIYCAIGVGLDMSPFEPDSTISIRGNRIAYNGVGISFLADREGTLVDGNIFEGNLSQVAMGDAGSARNNVWRGNYWDDYQGFDRDDDGQGDRPHELHAYADQLWMAVPYARFFRNAPVMEMLDFLERLAPFSAPVLLLRDQQPVFDRSRMNERKPAA from the coding sequence ATGTTCGGCCGCCTGCTCGCCGCCGGCCTGGCCTGCGGCCTGCTCCTGGTCGTCGTGCCGACGCCCGGTGGTGCCGAGGATGCGCTGACGGCGCTGCGGCGCAGCGGCGCCGGTCGCGCCGAGACGGGCGATGCCGGCGAGCGGCGCTTCGGCGACATGGCGGCGCCGGTGGCAGCCGGTTGGGGCAGCATCGACGAAAGGATCACGCTGCCGACCACCGGTCGCGTTGCCGGTCTGCAGTTCCTGCAGGAACTCGTCAATGCCGCGCCGGCCGGTTCGGTCCTGCGACCGCCTCCGGGCATCTACTCGGGGCCGCTGGTGGTCGACAAGCCGCTGACGATCGATGGCGGCGGCGCGGTGACGATCGACGGCGGCGGCAAGGGGACCGTCGCCATGCTGGCTGCCAGCGATTCCGTCCTGCGTGGCCTGCGGCTCGTCAATTCGGGTTCCTCGCACGATTCCGACGACGCCTGCCTGAACGTCCGCGGCGACCGCAACCGCATCGAGAACCTGCAGATCGACGACTGCCTGTTCGGCATCGATCTCAAGAAGGCCAACGACAACCTCGTGCGCGGCAACCGCATCCGCTCCAAGCCCTTCGATCTCGGCACGCGGGGCGACAGCCTGCGCCTCTGGTACAGCCACCGCAACCTGATCGCCGACAACCTGATCGAGGATGCGCGCGACATGGTCGCCTGGTACTCGAACGACAACCGCTACCTCGACAACGTGGCGCGGCGCAGCCGCTACTCGATCCACTTCATGTTCGCCAGCAACAACCTGGTCGAGGGCAACCGCTTCTACGACAACGCCGTCGGCGTCTACGTCATGTACTCGGGCGGCGGCGCCATCCGCAACAACCTCTTCTCGCGCGCCAACGGGCCGACCGGCATGGCGGTCGGCTTCAAGGAGGCCTCGGACGTGGTCGTCGAGGGCAACGAGATCATCTACTGCGCAATCGGCGTCGGCCTCGACATGTCACCTTTCGAACCCGACAGCACGATCAGCATCCGCGGCAACCGCATTGCCTACAACGGTGTCGGCATCAGCTTTCTTGCCGACAGGGAAGGCACCCTCGTCGACGGCAACATCTTTGAGGGCAACCTGTCGCAGGTGGCGATGGGTGATGCCGGCAGCGCACGCAACAACGTCTGGCGCGGCAACTACTGGGACGACTACCAGGGTTTCGACCGCGACGACGACGGGCAGGGCGACCGGCCGCACGAGCTGCATGCCTATGCCGACCAACTCTGGATGGCCGTCCCCTACGCGCGCTTCTTCCGCAATGCGCCGGTGATGGAGATGCTCGACTTCCTCGAGCGCCTGGCACCGTTCTCGGCCCCCGTCCTGCTGCTGCGTGACCAGCAGCCGGTTTTCGACAGGTCGCGGATGAACGAACGGAAGCCTGCTGCCTGA